A portion of the Pseudomonas synxantha BG33R genome contains these proteins:
- a CDS encoding mannose-1-phosphate guanylyltransferase/mannose-6-phosphate isomerase has translation MIPVILSGGSGSRLWPLSRKQFPKQFLALTGEHTLFQQTLERLVFEGMDSPIVVCNKDHRFIVNEQLSARKLECQRILMEPFGRNTAPAVALTAMMLVNEGRDELMLVLPADHVIDDQKALQRALALATVAAERGEMVLFGVPATRPETGYGYIKSTNDSLLPEGVSRVQQFVEKPDEKRAIEFVKSGGYFWNSGMFLFRASRFLEELKKHDPDIYDTCVLTLERSEQTHDTVTFDDATFACCPDNSIDYAVMEKTQRACVVPLAAGWSDVGCWASLWAVNDKDANGNVSKGDVVIQDSRNCMVHGNGKLVSVIGLDNIVVVETKDAMMIAHKDKVQGVKQMVNTLNEQGRSETQNHCEVYRPWGSYDSVDMGGRFQVKHISVKPGACLSLQMHHHRAEHWIVVSGTAEVTCDDNVFLLCENQSTYIPIASVHRLRNPGKIPLEIIEVQSGSYLGEDDIERFEDIYGRSTPVERGVSVKTIAQ, from the coding sequence ATGATCCCAGTAATCCTTTCCGGTGGTAGCGGCTCACGTCTTTGGCCGCTTTCGCGTAAACAGTTCCCCAAGCAGTTCCTGGCCCTGACCGGCGAGCACACCTTGTTCCAGCAAACCCTGGAACGCCTGGTGTTCGAAGGCATGGACTCCCCTATCGTGGTCTGCAACAAGGATCACCGCTTCATCGTCAACGAGCAACTGAGCGCACGTAAGCTTGAATGCCAACGCATCCTGATGGAGCCCTTTGGGCGCAACACCGCACCGGCCGTGGCCCTGACCGCGATGATGCTGGTCAACGAAGGCCGTGACGAGCTGATGCTGGTGCTGCCTGCCGACCACGTGATCGACGACCAGAAAGCCCTGCAACGTGCCCTGGCCCTGGCCACTGTGGCGGCCGAGCGTGGCGAGATGGTGTTGTTCGGCGTACCGGCGACCCGTCCGGAAACCGGCTATGGCTACATCAAGTCCACCAACGACTCGCTGCTGCCCGAAGGCGTGAGCCGCGTGCAGCAGTTCGTGGAAAAGCCCGATGAAAAGCGCGCCATCGAGTTCGTCAAAAGCGGTGGTTACTTCTGGAACAGCGGTATGTTCCTGTTCCGCGCCAGCCGCTTCCTCGAAGAGCTGAAAAAGCACGATCCGGACATCTACGACACCTGCGTGCTGACCCTGGAACGCAGTGAGCAGACCCACGACACGGTCACCTTCGACGACGCCACCTTCGCCTGCTGCCCGGACAACTCCATCGACTACGCCGTGATGGAAAAGACCCAACGCGCCTGCGTGGTGCCATTGGCCGCCGGCTGGAGCGACGTGGGTTGCTGGGCCTCGCTGTGGGCGGTCAACGACAAAGACGCCAACGGCAACGTGAGCAAAGGCGACGTAGTGATCCAGGACAGCCGCAACTGCATGGTGCATGGCAACGGCAAACTGGTATCGGTGATCGGCCTGGACAACATCGTGGTGGTGGAAACCAAAGACGCGATGATGATTGCCCACAAGGACAAGGTCCAGGGCGTCAAGCAGATGGTCAACACGCTCAACGAACAGGGCCGCAGCGAAACCCAGAACCACTGCGAAGTCTACCGTCCGTGGGGCTCCTACGACTCGGTGGACATGGGCGGCCGCTTCCAGGTCAAGCACATCTCGGTCAAACCGGGTGCGTGCCTGTCGCTGCAGATGCACCACCACCGCGCCGAACACTGGATTGTGGTCAGCGGCACCGCGGAAGTCACCTGTGACGACAACGTGTTCCTGCTCTGCGAGAACCAATCCACCTACATCCCGATCGCCTCGGTGCACCGCCTGCGCAACCCGGGCAAGATCCCACTGGAGATCATCGAAGTGCAATCGGGCAGCTACCTGGGGGAAGACGATATCGAGCGGTTCGAAGATATCTACGGTCGCTCGACGCCGGTTGAACGTGGCGTGTCAGTGAAAACTATCGCGCAGTAA
- a CDS encoding alginate O-acetyltransferase AlgF, giving the protein MTFTTTPRRLAKTLAIAAGLSFVSMSAFAGGDAALYGPTAPKGSSFVRIYNASNQEVSATVGATNLSDVAPLASSDFSFMPGGDYSAKVGSQTVPVKLAADHYYTLVNSGSGQPQLIEEPPFKNKQKSLVRVQNLSDKALSLKTADGKTDVVKSVAAKGRGEREINPVKVSLALYDGDKKVGDVKPVALERGEAAVLYVTGSGSSLSPVWVKRPVSTR; this is encoded by the coding sequence ATGACTTTCACTACTACTCCTCGTCGTCTCGCCAAGACCCTGGCTATCGCTGCCGGCCTGAGCTTCGTATCAATGTCCGCCTTTGCCGGTGGTGACGCCGCCCTCTACGGCCCAACCGCGCCGAAGGGCTCCAGCTTCGTGCGCATATACAACGCCAGCAACCAGGAAGTCAGCGCCACCGTCGGCGCCACCAACCTCAGCGACGTTGCACCGTTGGCCAGCAGCGACTTCAGCTTCATGCCGGGCGGTGACTACAGCGCCAAGGTCGGCAGCCAGACCGTACCGGTCAAACTCGCCGCCGACCACTACTACACCCTGGTCAACAGCGGCAGCGGCCAACCGCAGTTGATCGAAGAACCGCCGTTCAAGAACAAGCAGAAATCCCTGGTACGCGTGCAGAACCTCAGCGACAAGGCCCTGAGCCTGAAAACTGCCGACGGCAAGACCGATGTGGTCAAGTCGGTAGCCGCCAAGGGCCGTGGCGAACGTGAGATCAACCCGGTGAAGGTAAGCCTGGCGTTGTATGACGGCGACAAGAAGGTCGGCGATGTGAAGCCGGTAGCGCTGGAGCGTGGTGAGGCAGCGGTGCTGTACGTCACCGGTTCCGGTTCGAGCCTGTCGCCAGTGTGGGTGAAACGCCCGGTGTCGACCCGATAA
- a CDS encoding alginate O-acetyltransferase — protein MTRSLRVLYIGLFLVLLLALGAWSLRSFFGFSTNADATVLNGRWTKAVETHYDEEFPIKRLGTNLWAALDYKLFNEGRPGVVLGRDHWLYSDEEFNPAVNEDQNLEGNYALVEGVRQKLKAQGIQLVMAIVPAKVRLYPEHLGEVKPASIHANLYQDFHARVAADNIPAPDLLGPLQQAKLGGKQVFLRTDTHWTPDGAQVAATQLAKAIADKTPLSGEPQRFVTEAEKTEPHKGDLRLFLPLDPLFENLMPPKEPLEKRVTHLAEEKGDDALFSDSETPVALVGTSYSANPNWNFVGALKQALHSDVVSYAEDGHGPILPMLSYLKSDDFKNNPPQVLIWEFPERYLPVNNEIGDADPAWVAQLKQAGSRQQNMAINTSKSETPDRAQN, from the coding sequence ATGACCCGTTCATTACGCGTCCTCTATATCGGCCTGTTCCTGGTGCTGCTGCTGGCACTGGGGGCGTGGTCACTGCGCAGCTTCTTTGGCTTCAGCACCAACGCTGATGCCACAGTGCTTAACGGTCGCTGGACCAAAGCCGTCGAGACTCACTACGACGAGGAGTTCCCGATCAAGCGCCTGGGCACCAACCTGTGGGCTGCGCTGGACTACAAGCTGTTCAATGAAGGTCGCCCTGGCGTAGTGCTGGGCCGCGACCACTGGCTGTACAGCGACGAGGAGTTCAATCCGGCCGTCAACGAAGACCAGAACCTTGAAGGCAACTACGCGCTGGTCGAAGGCGTGCGCCAGAAACTCAAGGCCCAAGGCATCCAACTGGTGATGGCGATTGTGCCGGCCAAGGTGCGCCTGTACCCGGAACACCTGGGTGAGGTGAAACCGGCGAGCATTCACGCCAACCTGTACCAGGACTTCCACGCCCGGGTCGCCGCCGACAACATCCCGGCCCCCGACCTGCTCGGCCCGCTGCAACAGGCCAAGCTGGGTGGCAAGCAGGTGTTCCTGCGTACCGACACTCACTGGACTCCGGACGGTGCGCAAGTCGCTGCCACGCAATTGGCCAAGGCGATTGCCGACAAGACCCCGCTGAGTGGCGAGCCGCAGCGTTTTGTCACCGAGGCCGAGAAAACCGAGCCGCATAAAGGCGACCTGCGTTTGTTCCTGCCCCTGGACCCGCTGTTCGAAAACCTGATGCCGCCCAAAGAGCCGCTGGAAAAACGCGTCACGCACCTGGCCGAAGAGAAAGGTGACGACGCGCTGTTCAGCGACAGCGAAACCCCGGTGGCCCTGGTGGGCACCAGCTACAGCGCCAACCCCAACTGGAACTTCGTGGGCGCGCTCAAGCAAGCCTTGCACAGCGACGTGGTCAGCTACGCCGAAGACGGCCACGGCCCGATCCTGCCGATGCTCAGCTACCTCAAAAGTGACGATTTCAAGAACAACCCGCCCCAGGTGCTGATCTGGGAATTCCCCGAACGCTATCTGCCCGTGAATAACGAAATCGGTGACGCCGACCCAGCGTGGGTTGCGCAGCTTAAACAAGCCGGTTCGCGCCAACAGAACATGGCAATCAATACATCTAAATCCGAGACGCCCGACCGGGCGCAAAACTGA
- a CDS encoding MBOAT family O-acyltransferase yields MVFSSNVFLFLFLPIFLGLYYLSGQRYRNLLLLIASYVFYAWWRVDFLALFAAVTLWNYWIGLKVGAAGVRTKPAQRWLLLGVAVDLCILGYFKYANFGVDSINVMMKSAGLEPFILTHVLLPIGISFYIFESISYIIDVYRGDTPATRNLIDFAAFVAIFPHLIAGPVLRFRDLADQFNNRTHTLDKFSEGCTRFMQGFIKKVFIADTLAVVADHCFALQNPTTGDAWLGALAYTAQLYFDFSGYSDMAIGLGLMMGFRFMENFKQPYISQSITEFWRRWHISLSTWLRDYLYITLGGNRKGTLTTYRNLFLTMLLGGLWHGANITYIVWGAWHGMWLAIEKAIGLNTAPRSFNVLRWAFTFLLVVMGWVIFRAENLHVAGRMYGAMFSFSEWSLSELNRANLTGLQVATLVVAYATLAFFGLRDFYTNRPADKAKPADPSLIKAVPGDNPGSIHEPGFSVGRDAAVQPAYWTADWPRYAMRAAVLLLFVASILKLSAQSFSPFLYFQF; encoded by the coding sequence ATGGTTTTCTCGTCCAATGTGTTCCTGTTTCTGTTCTTGCCGATCTTTCTCGGCTTGTACTATTTGAGCGGGCAACGCTATCGCAACCTGCTGCTGCTGATTGCCAGCTATGTGTTCTACGCCTGGTGGCGAGTGGACTTCCTGGCGCTGTTCGCCGCCGTCACGCTGTGGAATTACTGGATCGGCCTCAAGGTCGGTGCCGCTGGCGTGCGCACCAAGCCGGCGCAGCGCTGGCTGCTGCTCGGCGTGGCGGTCGATCTGTGCATCCTCGGCTACTTCAAGTACGCCAACTTCGGCGTCGACAGCATCAATGTGATGATGAAGTCGGCGGGCCTGGAGCCGTTCATTCTCACCCACGTGCTGTTGCCGATTGGTATCTCGTTCTACATCTTCGAGTCCATCAGCTACATCATCGACGTGTACCGCGGCGACACCCCGGCGACCCGCAACCTGATCGACTTCGCGGCGTTCGTGGCGATCTTCCCGCACTTGATCGCCGGCCCCGTGCTGCGTTTTCGCGACCTGGCCGACCAGTTCAACAACCGCACCCACACCCTCGACAAGTTCTCCGAGGGCTGCACGCGGTTCATGCAGGGTTTCATCAAGAAGGTATTTATTGCCGACACCCTGGCGGTGGTGGCCGACCATTGCTTCGCCCTGCAAAACCCCACCACGGGTGACGCCTGGCTCGGCGCACTGGCCTACACCGCGCAGCTGTACTTCGATTTCTCCGGCTACAGCGACATGGCCATCGGCCTGGGCTTGATGATGGGTTTCCGCTTCATGGAAAACTTCAAGCAGCCCTACATCAGCCAGTCGATCACCGAGTTCTGGCGGCGCTGGCACATCAGCCTCTCTACCTGGCTGCGTGATTACCTGTACATCACCCTGGGCGGCAATCGTAAAGGCACGTTGACCACCTACCGCAACCTGTTCCTGACCATGCTGCTCGGTGGCCTGTGGCACGGCGCCAACATCACCTACATCGTATGGGGTGCCTGGCACGGCATGTGGCTGGCGATTGAAAAAGCCATCGGCCTCAATACTGCGCCGCGCAGCTTCAACGTGTTGCGCTGGGCCTTCACCTTCCTGCTGGTGGTGATGGGCTGGGTGATCTTCCGCGCCGAAAACCTGCACGTCGCAGGCCGCATGTACGGTGCGATGTTCAGCTTCAGCGAATGGTCGCTGTCGGAACTCAACCGCGCCAACCTTACTGGCCTGCAAGTGGCAACGTTGGTCGTGGCCTACGCAACCCTGGCGTTCTTCGGCCTGCGTGACTTCTACACCAATCGCCCAGCCGACAAGGCCAAGCCGGCCGATCCGAGCCTGATCAAGGCGGTACCTGGCGACAACCCAGGCAGCATTCACGAGCCCGGTTTCAGCGTGGGCCGTGACGCCGCTGTGCAACCGGCCTACTGGACCGCTGACTGGCCACGCTACGCCATGCGCGCTGCGGTGCTGCTGCTGTTCGTGGCGTCGATTCTGAAACTGTCGGCGCAGAGTTTCTCGCCGTTCCTTTACTTCCAATTCTGA
- a CDS encoding mannuronate-specific alginate lyase produces MQKLLIPSLLGLAIFAGAANAAAPLRPPQGYFAPIEAFKTGDFKENCDTMPTPYTGPLQFRSKYEGSDKARSTLNVQSEKAFRDSTADITKLEKDTSKRVMQFMRDGRPQQLECTLNWLVSWAKADALMSKDFNHTGKSMRKWALGSMASAYVRLKFSESHPLANHQQESQQIEAWFNKLADQVVSDWDNLPLEKTNNHSYWAAWSVMATSIATNRRDLFDWAVKEYKVGVNQVDDQGFLPNELKRQQRALSYHNYALPPLSMIASFALVNGVDLRQENNSALKRLGDKVLAGVKDPDIFEQKNGKEQDMKDLKQDMKFAWLEPFCTLYTCAPDVIERKHGMQPFKTFRLGGDLTKVYDPAHEKGNKGS; encoded by the coding sequence ATGCAGAAGCTATTGATTCCATCGTTACTGGGCCTGGCGATCTTCGCCGGGGCAGCCAACGCCGCCGCGCCGCTGCGCCCGCCCCAGGGCTATTTCGCACCGATCGAAGCGTTCAAGACCGGCGACTTCAAGGAAAACTGCGACACCATGCCGACCCCCTACACCGGGCCGTTGCAGTTTCGCAGCAAGTACGAAGGTTCGGACAAGGCGCGCTCCACGCTGAACGTGCAATCGGAAAAAGCCTTCCGCGATAGCACTGCCGATATCACCAAGCTGGAAAAAGACACCAGCAAACGGGTGATGCAGTTCATGCGCGACGGTCGCCCGCAGCAGCTCGAATGCACCCTGAACTGGCTGGTGTCGTGGGCCAAGGCCGACGCACTGATGTCCAAGGACTTCAACCACACCGGCAAGTCCATGCGCAAATGGGCACTGGGCAGCATGGCCTCGGCCTATGTACGCCTGAAGTTCTCCGAATCTCACCCGCTGGCCAACCATCAGCAGGAGTCGCAACAGATCGAAGCCTGGTTCAACAAACTGGCCGATCAGGTGGTGAGCGACTGGGACAACCTGCCACTGGAAAAAACCAACAACCACTCCTACTGGGCCGCCTGGTCGGTGATGGCGACCTCCATCGCCACCAACCGTCGCGACCTGTTTGACTGGGCCGTGAAGGAATACAAGGTCGGTGTGAACCAGGTCGATGACCAGGGCTTTTTGCCGAACGAATTGAAGCGTCAGCAACGCGCGCTGTCGTACCACAACTACGCCCTGCCGCCGCTGTCGATGATCGCCAGTTTTGCCCTGGTCAACGGCGTGGACCTGCGCCAGGAAAACAACAGCGCGCTCAAGCGCCTGGGCGACAAGGTACTGGCCGGGGTGAAAGACCCGGACATCTTCGAGCAGAAGAACGGTAAAGAGCAGGACATGAAGGACTTGAAGCAGGACATGAAATTCGCCTGGCTTGAACCCTTCTGCACCCTCTACACCTGCGCACCGGATGTGATCGAGCGCAAGCACGGGATGCAACCGTTCAAGACGTTCCGCCTGGGTGGCGACCTGACCAAGGTCTACGACCCGGCGCACGAAAAAGGCAACAAAGGCAGCTGA
- a CDS encoding alginate O-acetyltransferase, with protein MHPHMIKLLSLSGLTLGLLAASQGVRADEVKAPTFTAEPCCSLCPAAHDAKNYTTRYQQNFTTLVQAQGDWLFRTQEDLRTEFDTTPAGYKRMQQLHNAFKAKGVELVVVYQPTRGLVNRNKLNPEEKAKFDFDKALTNYKTMLGRFAKMGYVVPDLSPLTNEQLPDELPAHDFYFRGDQHWTPYGAQRTAKIVAAKVKQMPEYAEIPKREFETKRSGRMGKTGTLHNMAGQLCGTSYAIQYMDQFTTEPKGEAGDGDLFSDSGNPQITLVGTSHSGKNYNFAGFLEEEIGADILNVAFPGGGLEGSMLQYLGSDEFQKTPPKILIWEFSPLYRLDQETIYRQMMALLDNGCEGKPAQMSASTTLKPGKNELMVNSANRDLRNANHQVDIRFADPSVKTLQATLWYMNGRHEDIKIEKPETSDTDGRFAFELRTDEDWASQNLLAVEVQGPEKGAAAQKVEAKICTRNVFPSGGQQTASTGQ; from the coding sequence ATGCACCCACACATGATCAAACTGCTGAGCCTCTCGGGTCTGACCCTCGGCCTGCTGGCGGCCAGCCAGGGCGTGCGCGCCGATGAAGTCAAGGCACCGACCTTCACTGCCGAGCCGTGCTGCAGCCTGTGCCCGGCGGCCCATGACGCGAAGAACTACACCACGCGCTACCAGCAGAACTTCACCACCCTGGTACAAGCCCAGGGCGATTGGTTGTTCCGTACCCAGGAAGACCTGCGCACCGAATTCGACACCACACCGGCCGGCTACAAACGCATGCAGCAATTGCACAATGCGTTCAAGGCCAAGGGCGTGGAACTGGTGGTGGTCTACCAGCCAACCCGTGGCCTGGTGAACCGCAACAAGCTCAACCCTGAAGAAAAAGCCAAGTTCGACTTCGACAAGGCGCTGACCAACTACAAGACCATGCTTGGGCGTTTCGCCAAGATGGGCTACGTGGTGCCGGACCTGTCGCCGCTGACCAACGAGCAGTTGCCGGACGAACTGCCGGCTCACGACTTCTACTTCCGCGGCGACCAGCACTGGACCCCCTACGGCGCCCAGCGCACGGCGAAGATCGTCGCGGCCAAGGTCAAGCAGATGCCGGAGTACGCCGAGATTCCCAAGCGCGAATTCGAGACCAAGCGCTCGGGCCGCATGGGCAAGACCGGCACCCTGCACAACATGGCCGGGCAACTGTGCGGCACCAGCTATGCGATCCAGTACATGGACCAGTTCACCACCGAGCCCAAGGGCGAAGCCGGTGACGGTGACCTGTTCAGTGATTCGGGCAACCCGCAGATCACCCTGGTGGGCACCAGCCACAGCGGCAAGAACTACAACTTCGCCGGTTTCCTCGAAGAAGAAATCGGTGCCGACATCCTCAACGTCGCCTTCCCCGGCGGTGGCCTGGAAGGCTCGATGTTGCAGTACCTGGGCAGCGACGAGTTCCAGAAGACCCCACCGAAGATCCTGATCTGGGAATTCTCGCCGCTGTACCGTCTCGACCAGGAAACCATCTACCGCCAGATGATGGCGCTGCTGGACAACGGTTGCGAAGGCAAGCCTGCACAGATGTCCGCCAGCACCACCCTCAAGCCCGGCAAGAACGAACTGATGGTCAACAGCGCGAACAGAGACCTGCGCAACGCCAACCATCAGGTCGACATCCGCTTCGCCGATCCATCGGTCAAAACCTTGCAAGCCACCCTCTGGTACATGAACGGTCGCCACGAGGACATCAAGATCGAGAAACCCGAGACATCCGATACAGACGGGCGTTTCGCCTTTGAACTGCGCACCGATGAAGACTGGGCCTCGCAGAACTTGCTGGCCGTGGAAGTACAGGGCCCGGAAAAGGGTGCTGCCGCGCAGAAAGTCGAAGCGAAAATTTGCACACGCAACGTATTCCCAAGCGGTGGTCAGCAGACCGCTTCAACTGGGCAATGA
- the algG gene encoding mannuronan 5-epimerase AlgG: MGACAMNAQSLLVAAMLMASATAFADTAAKAPIIAKELQQAKTYTISSPPTAPLEMAKPALPDLSGYTAAAMEKKIIKTKAGKISIRRMMQEDALKDFIGGDNKMAEWVVRQHGIPQAIFVDDGYMNLKDLLGKVPKQYFSETSPGVFLAKLPIVVGRKGILDIDKNTQELRLSQQAGSFLINDGQLFVRDTKVTGWDEKTNGPALFKSPKEFRPFLLAWGGTETYISKTKMASFGYANSKSYGVSISQYTPNMAKVLKRPEPTGWIIDSEFSDMWYGFYCYETTGFVIKGNTYKDNIVYGIDPHDRSHGLIIADNTVYGTKKKHGIIISREVNDSFIFNNRSYDNKLSGLVIDRNSVNNLIADNEIYRNHTDGITLYESGDNLLWGNKVISNRRHGIRVRNSVNIKLYENTSMANGLTGVYGHIKDLTDTDRDIALDPFDAKVSLIVVGGELAGNGSGPLSIDSPLSIELYRVSMLAPTKSSGISFSGILGDRQEEILDLLVRQQKAVLIDPVERQTELQD, translated from the coding sequence ATGGGAGCCTGCGCCATGAATGCTCAAAGCCTACTCGTCGCGGCAATGCTGATGGCCAGCGCCACAGCGTTTGCCGATACGGCGGCCAAGGCGCCGATCATCGCCAAGGAACTGCAACAGGCCAAGACCTACACTATTTCCAGCCCGCCCACCGCGCCGCTGGAAATGGCCAAGCCGGCGCTGCCCGATTTGTCGGGCTACACCGCCGCCGCGATGGAAAAGAAGATCATCAAGACCAAGGCGGGCAAAATCAGCATCCGCCGCATGATGCAGGAAGACGCGCTCAAGGACTTTATCGGCGGCGATAACAAGATGGCCGAATGGGTGGTGCGCCAGCATGGCATCCCCCAGGCAATCTTTGTCGACGACGGCTACATGAACCTCAAGGACCTGCTGGGCAAGGTGCCCAAGCAGTACTTCAGCGAAACGTCGCCGGGGGTGTTCCTGGCCAAGTTGCCGATTGTGGTGGGCCGCAAAGGCATCCTCGATATCGACAAGAACACCCAGGAATTGCGCCTGTCCCAGCAAGCTGGCTCATTTTTGATCAACGACGGCCAGTTGTTCGTACGTGACACCAAGGTCACCGGCTGGGATGAAAAAACCAACGGCCCTGCCCTGTTCAAATCGCCCAAGGAATTCCGCCCATTCCTGCTGGCCTGGGGCGGCACTGAGACCTATATCTCCAAGACCAAGATGGCCAGCTTCGGCTACGCCAACAGTAAGTCCTACGGGGTGAGTATTTCCCAGTACACGCCGAACATGGCCAAGGTGCTCAAGCGTCCCGAGCCGACCGGTTGGATCATCGACTCCGAGTTCTCGGACATGTGGTACGGCTTCTACTGCTACGAGACCACAGGCTTTGTGATCAAGGGCAATACCTACAAAGACAACATCGTCTACGGCATTGACCCCCACGACCGCTCCCACGGCCTGATCATCGCCGACAACACGGTGTACGGCACCAAGAAGAAGCACGGCATCATCATTTCGCGGGAAGTGAACGACAGCTTCATCTTCAATAACCGCAGCTACGACAACAAGCTCTCGGGCCTGGTGATCGACCGTAACAGCGTGAACAACCTGATCGCCGACAACGAGATCTACCGTAACCACACCGACGGCATCACTCTCTATGAGAGCGGTGACAACCTGCTGTGGGGCAACAAGGTGATCAGCAACCGTCGCCACGGCATCCGCGTGCGTAACAGCGTGAACATCAAGCTCTACGAAAACACCTCGATGGCCAACGGCCTGACCGGCGTGTACGGCCACATCAAGGACTTGACCGACACCGACCGCGACATCGCCCTCGACCCATTCGATGCCAAGGTCTCGCTGATCGTGGTGGGTGGTGAACTGGCGGGTAACGGCAGCGGGCCGCTGTCCATCGATTCGCCGTTGAGTATCGAGTTGTATCGCGTGTCGATGCTGGCGCCGACCAAATCCAGCGGCATCAGCTTCTCCGGCATTCTGGGCGATCGCCAGGAAGAAATTCTCGACCTGCTGGTGCGCCAGCAGAAAGCCGTGCTGATCGACCCCGTCGAACGCCAGACCGAATTGCAGGACTGA
- a CDS encoding alginate export family protein, translating into MKLNPFVKAGIGLSFALLWSCPTLAALTEAKNFGLEVKATAQSEDDRDLGTQKGGDVNGIGLDLRPWIYGESGAWSAYAMGQAVVSSDIIETDTLQQSADDTTEQQSSNDDRKAKKNYLALREFWVGYSGFTPYPGEILKFGRQRLRNDDGQWRDTNIEALNWTFDTTLLKANVGAAERFSEYRTDLKELSPVDKDRQHFYADAAYQWTPGQWIGLRGHHTHDDGKLDYAEPGVASDPLDKRENGDLTWLGIEANSDAYNWRNTNTVNYWASITGMRGDRDKVNALNADGTRPTSAKRSDDLSGWATDIGVRLRLDPQWQVGAAYSRASAEYEQNGLQSNRSNWTGTQSRVHRFGEAFRGEMNNMQSMSLFGSWQLREDYDASLVYHKFWRVDGNKPVGSNGIDAVQNNTDDVTGAILSSTSLPLEDGKKDLGQEMDLVVTKYFKKGLLPAALSQSIDEPSALVRLRAGVFKPGDAYGSQVDSYMHRAFVDVVWKF; encoded by the coding sequence ATGAAGCTCAACCCATTCGTCAAGGCCGGTATCGGCCTGTCCTTCGCCCTGCTGTGGTCGTGCCCGACCCTGGCCGCGCTGACCGAAGCCAAGAACTTCGGCCTGGAAGTCAAAGCCACCGCGCAGTCCGAAGACGACCGCGACCTGGGCACCCAGAAAGGCGGCGACGTCAACGGTATCGGCCTTGACCTGCGCCCCTGGATCTACGGCGAAAGCGGCGCGTGGAGCGCCTATGCCATGGGCCAGGCGGTGGTGTCCAGCGACATCATCGAGACCGACACCCTGCAACAGTCGGCCGATGACACCACCGAGCAGCAGTCGAGCAACGACGACCGCAAGGCCAAGAAAAACTATCTGGCCCTGCGCGAGTTCTGGGTCGGCTACAGCGGCTTCACGCCCTACCCCGGCGAGATCCTCAAGTTCGGTCGCCAGCGCCTGCGCAATGACGACGGCCAATGGCGCGACACCAACATCGAAGCGCTGAACTGGACCTTCGACACCACCTTGCTCAAGGCCAATGTCGGCGCCGCCGAACGCTTCAGCGAATACCGCACCGACCTCAAGGAACTCTCGCCAGTGGACAAGGACCGCCAGCACTTCTACGCCGACGCCGCCTACCAGTGGACGCCGGGCCAGTGGATCGGCCTGCGCGGCCACCACACCCATGACGACGGCAAGCTCGATTACGCCGAACCGGGTGTGGCCAGTGACCCGTTGGACAAGCGCGAAAACGGCGACCTGACCTGGCTCGGTATCGAAGCCAACAGCGATGCTTACAACTGGCGCAACACCAACACCGTCAACTACTGGGCCAGCATCACCGGCATGCGCGGCGACCGCGACAAGGTCAACGCCTTGAACGCCGACGGCACGCGCCCCACCAGCGCCAAGCGCAGCGATGACCTCAGCGGCTGGGCCACCGACATCGGTGTGCGCCTGCGCCTGGACCCGCAATGGCAAGTCGGCGCGGCCTATTCCCGTGCCAGCGCCGAATACGAACAGAACGGCCTGCAAAGCAACCGTTCGAACTGGACCGGCACCCAGTCCCGCGTGCACCGTTTCGGTGAAGCGTTTCGCGGCGAGATGAACAACATGCAGTCCATGAGCCTGTTCGGTTCCTGGCAGCTGCGCGAGGACTACGACGCCAGCCTGGTGTACCACAAGTTCTGGCGCGTGGACGGCAACAAGCCGGTGGGCAGCAACGGTATCGATGCGGTGCAGAACAACACCGACGACGTCACCGGCGCGATCCTCTCCAGCACCTCCCTGCCGCTGGAAGATGGCAAGAAGGACCTCGGCCAGGAGATGGACCTGGTGGTCACCAAGTACTTCAAGAAAGGCTTGCTGCCCGCCGCGCTGAGCCAGTCGATCGACGAGCCATCGGCCCTGGTGCGCTTGCGCGCCGGCGTGTTCAAGCCGGGCGACGCCTACGGCAGCCAGGTCGACTCCTACATGCACCGCGCGTTTGTCGACGTGGTCTGGAAATTCTGA